From Nitrososphaerales archaeon:
AATCGTCCGACCTCTGCGAGTGGACTGCATATTCCCCCTCGCTGATGCGTCGGACTCGGCCGACCGTCTGGGCAATCTGGTTGCCCTTCACGGCGCGAACCTCCAAGAGTTTGGCTCTCGTGTCCATGTGCTTATCGCTATCAATAGGTATCACGCGAACCCTTATAAAAGTATCTATTGATACCTATGGCTGATAAGCATGGCCTTGAAGAGATACATGCTCTCGATAACGGAAGAGATGGAGAGGAAACTGGAACAGGAACGAAAGAAGAGGCTCTTGGACACGATACCCGAGACGGTTCGCACAATTTTGAGCGAGTATCTATCGAAGTCATGAAGATATCTGACTCACTCGGAGAATCAAGAGGAGGATGCGGAATAGGAAGGGAGCAGTGAATAGTAGAGTCATCCAAATGAAGCCCCGCGGCTGTATCCTGATTGCTCTAGCCAAGCAATAGACGGAGAATGCAACTGCAATTGGGAGAGACACGACATACGCTTGATAGAGCAACGGCAGAACCGAGAAGTGGGGGCTCAGGTAGAAGAACTCGAAGGCGTAAAACGAACCGAACACCATAAGCGAAACGGCGTATCCGATTTGGATGGCCGCGCCGAATACCATGAACTTCTTGACTCCCCAGTAGTTCGTGTAAGACTCCACTACTAGGTAAGCGAAGAACATGCCGAGGAAGAGGGCGACCGCGCCCGCGCCAAAATAGAGAGTGAGGGGGACGCTTGTCGCCGAAGGGGCTGGCTCTTGGAAAAGGTCTATTATTACCGTGGCGACGAAGATTAAGCCCGACGTGAAGAATAGCCTCTGGCTCAAGACGAGGTAGAGCTTCTCCCTCTCGGCCTTCATGTGCTCGGCGAAGGCCCAAGGCATCGTTATCCACATCAGTAGAGAGAAAGCGGCCAACCCAAGGCTAGGCTCGAAGAAGACGCTAGCCAACGCAATCACATAGCCTAGACATGCTATAAAGACGAGTTCTCCCTTGTAGAGTCTCCACTCGAAGTCTCGGAATGAACGATAAACCGAGTGCCATTCCATCTACCAGCGCCCCCTTCTGAGGCTACCAGTCAAAGGGAATCCTCCAGAAGCGCAACGATTCGTCTTCCTCTCGTTGCTTTCTCCGCTTCCGCGCCTTTACGGTCTTGAGTGTCATGCGTTCTCCTCCTGTGAATGGGCGAACCCATCAACCGAAAGTTTAGGAAACCGTCCCTCCGAGGCCAGCGCGAGACTTGCTCTATTCGTGCGGCCATGTGTCGGAGTCGCCTTCCAAGATATGCCCGCTCTGCGGTCAAGGGAAACCGCAGGACGGAAGGGACGCATACGAGCGAGGAAAGAACCACGCGGATTCGGTCTACCAGACGAGCGGAATCGCGCCTCTGAAGGGCTGGCTGAAATACAAACCGTCGAACGATTACGAGCGGGGAAGGCTTGATCGCGCGAAGGAAATCCTGAAGGCGATGGGTCGGTAGGGACAAACCGAACCCGCTCCCGAGTCCCGACCCTTGACACCGCCCTGATTGCCTGCGGAGACCCGAGTTTTTGACAGCACCTGCTCGGATGGTTAAATAAGCGACGAAACTCCGAGGACGGCTGAACCCAGTTGTGGCTGAATTTCGAGGCGCAGAGGAACCGGAGGTACAAGAGACCGGTGCTGCTCGTGGCAGTCTCGACCTCGATTCCCCAGTACAGGCAGCTGTACTCGCAAGGGAGGGAGCTGGCGAAGCACATGCTGAAGACGATGAAGTTCGAAGAGGTCGCCGTGATGCACTCGTCCTCCTTCCCGCCGGAGGTCCTCGTGAGGGACGACGGAATCTCGACGCTGCTCGCGTGCAGAATCTACCTGAGCAGGGGCAGGAGAGACGTTCTGCTGTTCGCAGGCGACTCGAGCCCGATGGAAGACCAGTACGAGGTCACCCGCTTGATCCTTTCGTTCGCCAAGGCCGCCGGGGTGAGGGAGCTCTACTCTGTTGGTGCCAGGTGGACAGAGAACCCTGTCCCTCAATTCCAGGACCCCGTAGTCAACGGGTTCGCCACGGACTCGGCTGGGGTCAAGGCGCTGAAGGAAGGGGGCGTGAAGATGATCGCAGGTGAGCCTGCCCCGTTCTTCGCTTCGATGGTCGTCGGAATGGCGAAGGAGTACGGTATCAGGGGCTACAAGGTCTCCGTGGACCATGGAGAACCAGCCCCCCACCCACGCTCCGTAGTCAAGATGCTCGAGGTCCTGTCCTCCATGATTGGCTTCGAGGCAAGACTCGACGAGCTCAGGTCACAGATCGTGGAGCCTCCCCAGGCCAACCCGCCGAGCGCCGAGACAATATACCACTGAGCGAAGACGGCCGAGAACCCGGCCTCGCGTAAAGTCCACTCCTTGGTTGGCCAGTCATAGCTACTTCGCAATCCGGCGAGCCACAATCGCGAGCACCAGCCCAGCCCAGTACGGCGCGTAGCTCAACCCGACCGCTGGGCCGGCCTGCAGAGCCGCGAAGGCGAATGACACGAGGAGACCGAGGAACCCCGTCCCGCCGCCTATGTAGACTAGGAACCTGCCCGTGGACACGTGCCCCACGAGGAGCGCGACTCCGCCGAGAGCGACAGTGACACCCCCGAGTGCGATGAGTATCGCGAGGGCTGTCACTACCAGGGTGGCGGTGAGCCCGACGACGCCTCCGATGTATCTCGGTATCTCTCCCTCGACAATCCCCAGTGCAGTGAGGAGAAAGCCGCGCGTCCCGAAACCGCTCGCCACCATCAGAGCCCCGCCGCAGATGGCCAGTGTGCTGGCGGCCCAGCGCCTGATCAAGTACTCATCCCCGCGCCACGGGAAACCATGAGGACAGATAGAATAGTTTTCGTGCGGAGAGCCAACAGGGACACGCGACCGAGAGGTTTATCCGTAGCCGCCAGGTTCGCGCCGCTCCATGCCAACGGCGAGAACCGACAGGTCGCTCCAGGACACGTTGAGCTGGGCGATCGACAGGATGAGGTCCAAGGGGTTCGAAGTCAGGTCGAAGGTCTCGCTGTCGGTCGACTCGAAGCTTGCGATAATGGGCTACGCT
This genomic window contains:
- a CDS encoding PAC2 family protein gives rise to the protein MWLNFEAQRNRRYKRPVLLVAVSTSIPQYRQLYSQGRELAKHMLKTMKFEEVAVMHSSSFPPEVLVRDDGISTLLACRIYLSRGRRDVLLFAGDSSPMEDQYEVTRLILSFAKAAGVRELYSVGARWTENPVPQFQDPVVNGFATDSAGVKALKEGGVKMIAGEPAPFFASMVVGMAKEYGIRGYKVSVDHGEPAPHPRSVVKMLEVLSSMIGFEARLDELRSQIVEPPQANPPSAETIYH